One genomic region from Nymphaea colorata isolate Beijing-Zhang1983 chromosome 12, ASM883128v2, whole genome shotgun sequence encodes:
- the LOC116265957 gene encoding STOREKEEPER protein-like, producing the protein MPPEGKWSSSSDEEEEGGNAAARLRSRSSSLPRRGNASSVPSPETLASSEEEAGGSNVGGEGSGDQPEPAKPDYGPMSGKRRSLRLKTASPTMTSVKPLNSKPLNGGKATSPASASMQRGKRPAGDDPMGGSSGKKMKKDGVIEVEDEMTDDEKKGERRGSSARTGQGKKQSAKRVWEEEDEIKLLKSLQKYTRKKTGALTDMNAFFESSRKNMGKFIKRQVQDKVRKLKKKYESNATVERRKGKIAFKTHHEQVIFLISKDIWGKKEKRVKRGNNKEKQKKTVSGHKSEGRFRRNSSVAKKLDFHDEKANSLQNEGKSSGQRPEATFVSVWEDEIHIETSNKCKEAVGGTVSWREELGCRWLSTDELIEKGLRLAEKLKVNGFEEKRRNLEDMMCDVHLKVLELACKKRQLALEAFRAANSGVVDQ; encoded by the coding sequence ATGCCTCCCGAGGGAAAATGGAGCTCTTCTTCcgatgaagaggaagagggaggcaATGCTGCGGCGAGGTTGAGAAGTCGTTCTTCGAGCTTGCCCCGCCGTGGCAATGCGAGCTCTGTGCCTTCGCCCGAAACCTTGGCCTCGTCGGAGGAAGAAGCAGGTGGAAGCAATGTCGGAGGGGAGGGTTCCGGCGACCAGCCCGAACCGGCGAAGCCTGATTATGGCCCGATGTCTGGAAAGCGCAGGAGTTTGAGGTTGAAAACGGCTTCGCCAACTATGACGTCGGTCAAACCCTTGAACTCCAAACCGCTGAACGGGGGCAAAGCGACATCCCCTGCAAGTGCCTCAATGCAGAGGGGAAAGCGTCCCGCGGGCGATGATCCGATGGGCGGTAGCAGcggaaagaagatgaaaaaggatGGGGTCATTGAGGTGGAAGATGAGATGACGGATGAtgaaaagaagggagagaggagagggagtaGCGCCAGAACTGGGCAGGGCAAGAAGCAGTCGGCTAAGAGGGTatgggaggaggaagacgaaatCAAGCTCCTTAAGTCTCTTCAGAAATACACGCGGAAGAAGACAGGGGCCTTGACTGATATGAACGCGTTCTTCGAGTCTTCAAGGAAGAACATGGGAAAGTTCATCAAACGGCAGGTTCAGGATAAGGTCcgtaagttgaagaagaagtaCGAGAGTAACGCGACTGTGGAACGGAGAAAGGGGAAAATAGCGTTTAAGACGCATCATGAGCAAGTTATTTTCTTGATCTCGAAGGACATCTggggaaagaaggagaaacGTGTAAAGAGGGGAAATAACAaagagaagcagaagaagaCAGTGTCCGGTCATAAGTCAGAGGGTCGTTTCCGGAGGAATAGTTCCGTTGCTAAGAAGCTCGATTTCCATGATGAAAAAGCAAATTCGCTGCAAAATGAGGGCAAGAGTTCTGGCCAGAGGCCAGAGGCAACTTTTGTTTCAGTTTGGGAAGATGAAATTCATATCGAAACGTCGAACAAGTGCAAGGAAGCTGTTGGAGGCACAGTGTCATGGCGGGAGGAATTAGGGTGTAGATGGTTGAGTACTGATGAACTTATTGAGAAAGGCCTCAGGTTGGCGGAAAAACTGAAGGTGAACGGTTTTGAAGAGAAACGGAGAAATTTGGAAGACATGATGTGCGACGTTCATTTGAAGGTCCTGGAGCTTGCTTGCAAAAAGAGGCAGTTGGCATTGGAAGCCTTCAGGGCGGCCAACTCCGGAGTGGTGGATCAATGA
- the LOC116265136 gene encoding probable NADH dehydrogenase [ubiquinone] 1 alpha subcomplex subunit 12: protein MAYVLRSALKSIKEKGLLNVVRELKNEGYSKCLLDGNLLQTKLHSIGAKVVGIDQYGNKYYESIENTQFGRHRWVEYADKSRYNASQVPAEWHGWLHYITDHTGDELLMLKPKRYGMEHRENFSGEGEEYIYHSKGHTLNPSQRDWTRYQPWQPVKA, encoded by the exons ATGGCCTACGTGTTGAGGTCGGCGTTGAAGTCGATCAAGGAGAAGGGTCTCCTCAATGTGGTGAGGGAGCTCAAGAATGAAGGATACTC gAAATGCCTTCTGGATGGAAATCTCCT GCAAACCAAGTTACATTCAATAGGTGCAAAGGTTGTTGGCATTGACCAGTATGGGAATAAATATTACGAGAGCATAGAGAATACACAATTTG GAAGACATCGGTGGGTGGAGTATGCAGATAAGAGCCGATATAATGCATCTCAGGTGCCAGCTGAGTGGCATGGTTGGCTGCACTACATAACAGACCACACTGGCGATGAG CTTTTAATGCTCAAGCCAAAGAGGTACGGTATGGAACACAGGGAGAACTTCTCTGGGGAAGGTGAGGAGTACATATACCATTCAAAGGGACACACTCTAAATCCTAGCCAGAGGGACTGGACAAGATATCAGCCATGGCAGCCAGTGAAAGCTTGA